The Chryseolinea soli nucleotide sequence ACTAGTCAAAAAAATCAACAGCAATCGTTCTTCTTTACAAATTTAGAGAACATGTTTATGAAGATGTCTTTGGCTTCTTCCCACACATTCTCGTCGATGCAGTAGTTCACCTTGGGGCCTTCGATCTCTCCTTTTATGATGCCGATCTGTTTCAATTCTTTGAGGTGTTGATTGATGGTGGATTGTGAAAGCGGGAGCACGTCAACCAGGTCGTTGCAAATACAAGTTTGATTGCTCAACAGGTGTTCCAGTATGGCTACCCGGGCAGGATGGTCAAAGGCCTTGGCCAGGTTGGCCACCCGGTTCTGACGTTTCTTGAAGAGTTCCGATTTTGTTATTCCCATACCGTTATAACGCAATATTACGTTATCATGTTTAGGAATCCAATTTTTCAGCAATCCTTTTTTGAGTGGTGAATGTTTCAAGGTCATCAAGCGATTATTGAAATAATCGTCGGGCCGATATTTCGCAGGATAACATGACCAGGCATCGACCAAAATCAAAACAGGGCCGGGTGCTGGTGTAACGACCGTCATTTTGCAGGGTTGCTTTACGAACCCTCTTCTGCGTTCAAACAAGCATTATGCCTTTGGACTCAGCTCACTGAAAATACGTAAGTATATTTACTGACTTAACTGTCGTCAACTGTTGCTTGGACTTCTTGGTATTTATCGTTATCGAAGGCGCAAGCGTTGCCAAGGACCGCAACCAAGAGGATAGCTTTCATCCCGCATAACAACGGGAATCGACGACTCAAGGGGTGATCCTCTTACTACCGTCTGAATTCAAGTACTCGACGATCTCTTTCTCCAAGTCGGCGAAAACGCGTTGATACTCTAGTTCTCCTTTCAGATTTTTAATCATATCGTTCTTATAGTTCTCGATCGTCCTCGCGCTAAAGTAGAAATCCTGACACAAGCTTTTAAACTCGTCGTTCGTGTTGTACGCGTTAAGAATTATTTTCCGATGCTTGGGAAACCGGTCAAGCATGTAAATAATCTCCTCGTTCATAATTTTTTGATAAGAAATATGTACCTTCCCTTCGGTTGTATATGCAAGTACCTACGGTTGTATATTCAAAGTGCCTGAACGAATGTAGAGGCTTCCGATGTGAACTATAAGTGAATAACCGTATTTAACAGTAAAACCTGTTTAGT carries:
- a CDS encoding ArsR/SmtB family transcription factor, with protein sequence MGITKSELFKKRQNRVANLAKAFDHPARVAILEHLLSNQTCICNDLVDVLPLSQSTINQHLKELKQIGIIKGEIEGPKVNYCIDENVWEEAKDIFINMFSKFVKKNDCC